One genomic region from Oncorhynchus keta strain PuntledgeMale-10-30-2019 chromosome 33, Oket_V2, whole genome shotgun sequence encodes:
- the LOC118366320 gene encoding G1/S-specific cyclin-D2-like isoform X1 has product MELLCFEDKVVLAQIDPNILYDDRVLQSLLTIEDRFLPQCSYFKCVQKDIQPHMRRMVAGWMHEVCEEEKSEEDVFPLAINYLDRFLAVAPTRKCYLQLLGAVCMLLATKLKESCPLTAEKLCMYTDNSITPRELLEWELVVLGKLKWNMAAVIPNDFVDHILHRLPLPKDKLSVVRKHTQTFIALCATDFSFAMNPPSMIATGSVGAAICGLQLDQSDQALSRDRLTDLLAKITNTEVDCLKACQEQIERVLASSLQQEQQQQRQMAQGRPGSKAMEQQDQSRTPTDVSSTPTDVRDVNL; this is encoded by the exons ATGGAACTTCTTTGCTTCGAGGACAAAGTCGTGCTTGCCCAAATTGACCCCAACATTCTCTATGACGACAGAGTATTGCAAAGTCTGCTAACCATAGAAGACAGGTTCCTACCGCAATGTTCGTATTTTAAATGTGTCCAGAAGGACATTCAGCCACATATGAGGCGAATGGTTGCAGGATGGATGCACGAG GTTTGTGAAGAGGAGAAGAGTGAGGAAGACGTTTTCCCCTTGGCTATTAATTATTTGGACAGATTTTTAGCGGTGGCGCCCACTAGAAAATGTTATTTGCAACTTCTAGGAGCTGTATGCATGCTCCTTGCAACAAAGTTAAAGGAGAGTTGTCCATTAACTGCAGAAAAGCTGTGCATGTACACAGACAACTCCATCACACCAAGGGAGCTGCTG gaGTGGGAGTTGGTGGTCCTAGGGAAGTTGAAGTGGAACATGGCGGCAGTCATCCCAAACGACTTTGTGGATCACATCCTGCACAGACTGCCCCTGCCCAAAGATAAGCTATCTGTGGTCCGCaagcacacacagacattcaTTGCCCTGTGTGCCACAG ATTTCAGCTTCGCTATGAACCCCCCCTCCATGATCGCTACGGGCAGCGTGGGGGCGGCCATCTGCGGCCTGCAGCTGGACCAATCAGACCAGGCCCTGAGTCGAGACCGTCTGACTGACCTGCTGGCCAAGATCACCAACACAGAGGTG GACTGTCTGAAGGCGTGTCAGGAGCAGATAGAGAGGGTGTTGGCCAGTAGCctgcagcaggagcaacagcagcagaGGCAGATGGCCCAAGGCAGACCGGGCAGCAAGGCCATGGAGCAGCAAGACCAATCCAGAACCCCAACAGACGTTTCCAGCACCCCAACAGACGTACGCGACGTCAACCTATGA
- the LOC118366320 gene encoding G1/S-specific cyclin-D2-like isoform X2: MCIGQVCEEEKSEEDVFPLAINYLDRFLAVAPTRKCYLQLLGAVCMLLATKLKESCPLTAEKLCMYTDNSITPRELLEWELVVLGKLKWNMAAVIPNDFVDHILHRLPLPKDKLSVVRKHTQTFIALCATDFSFAMNPPSMIATGSVGAAICGLQLDQSDQALSRDRLTDLLAKITNTEVDCLKACQEQIERVLASSLQQEQQQQRQMAQGRPGSKAMEQQDQSRTPTDVSSTPTDVRDVNL, translated from the exons ATGTGCATTGGTCAG GTTTGTGAAGAGGAGAAGAGTGAGGAAGACGTTTTCCCCTTGGCTATTAATTATTTGGACAGATTTTTAGCGGTGGCGCCCACTAGAAAATGTTATTTGCAACTTCTAGGAGCTGTATGCATGCTCCTTGCAACAAAGTTAAAGGAGAGTTGTCCATTAACTGCAGAAAAGCTGTGCATGTACACAGACAACTCCATCACACCAAGGGAGCTGCTG gaGTGGGAGTTGGTGGTCCTAGGGAAGTTGAAGTGGAACATGGCGGCAGTCATCCCAAACGACTTTGTGGATCACATCCTGCACAGACTGCCCCTGCCCAAAGATAAGCTATCTGTGGTCCGCaagcacacacagacattcaTTGCCCTGTGTGCCACAG ATTTCAGCTTCGCTATGAACCCCCCCTCCATGATCGCTACGGGCAGCGTGGGGGCGGCCATCTGCGGCCTGCAGCTGGACCAATCAGACCAGGCCCTGAGTCGAGACCGTCTGACTGACCTGCTGGCCAAGATCACCAACACAGAGGTG GACTGTCTGAAGGCGTGTCAGGAGCAGATAGAGAGGGTGTTGGCCAGTAGCctgcagcaggagcaacagcagcagaGGCAGATGGCCCAAGGCAGACCGGGCAGCAAGGCCATGGAGCAGCAAGACCAATCCAGAACCCCAACAGACGTTTCCAGCACCCCAACAGACGTACGCGACGTCAACCTATGA